A window from Candidatus Binatia bacterium encodes these proteins:
- a CDS encoding SUMF1/EgtB/PvdO family nonheme iron enzyme, giving the protein MLVGRGRTPRCTPAPLTIQGRRNGPELDPIAWYCGNSGVEYKGGVDFSKWKDEMQHPARMIGPHPVGLKQPNPFGLYDMIGNIQEWCQDWFTNYPSHEVTDPKGSDMGPGRVLRGGDWNADAANCRSAYRGYDDPGNKGRGFRLARTLP; this is encoded by the coding sequence ATGCTTGTAGGGCGGGGACGGACACCACGTTGTACACCGGCCCCCCTGACGATTCAGGGCAGGCGCAACGGTCCTGAATTGGACCCTATCGCATGGTATTGTGGAAACAGTGGGGTGGAGTACAAAGGGGGGGTTGATTTTTCAAAATGGAAGGACGAAATGCAACACCCCGCCCGTATGATTGGCCCACATCCGGTGGGTTTGAAACAACCTAATCCATTTGGACTTTACGATATGATTGGAAACATACAAGAGTGGTGTCAGGACTGGTTTACGAATTATCCTTCACATGAAGTAACGGATCCTAAAGGAAGTGACATGGGCCCAGGGCGGGTACTCCGGGGAGGGGATTGGAACGCAGATGCGGCGAACTGCCGTTCTGCCTACCGGGGCTACGACGACCCGGGCAACAAAGGCCGGGGCTTTCGCCTCGCAAGGACTTTGCCATAA